The genomic region CGCCTATTCCATCGAGTGCGCGGGGCCGAAGCGTTCCATGATGAACGAGGTCTGGACGGCGGGGCCCTGGAGGCGGTCGGTCTTTTCGAGCTCTACCGTCGGCATTTCGCCTGGCGGCGTGCCCTGCTGCCAGGAGGTGGTGAGAAACAGGCCAGCGCCGGCAAGAAATCCGATGGCAACATAGATCCAGTGATTACGCATGACTGAAACTCCTTCTGTCGGAAGGCAAATGCGTGAGGGCTTGTCTGGTTCCCCGGTATCGGCCCGGGAGCCATGGGCTCATCAAAGTCTAAAGAATATGCGCCGCACCGTCATTTCTTGTTTTTTACAGTATAAATATTTGTCGGCTTGCCGGTTTTTCTAGCCTCGCTCACGTCTTTTTTACCGGCAGGTCAGGCAATGGTTTCCTCTGCGTGCACGACGGCCAACCACCGGCCTCAAGGCGCGATGATGTCTCGTCCCGTCGCTCTGCTTGCGGAAATGCCACCAATAAAATCATGCCCAAGCCCCTTGAGCATCGACCTGTTTTTGATTGAAGCAGAGGGCTTTGTCTTATGCAAGGGAATTATAATATACGTTTGTATAGTAGGGGCTTGGGCCGGATTCGCGGGTCGCACGGAAGTGGTCGGGCCGGCAGTGGAGGGCATGCGCGGATTCCGGAAGGTGGGACTTCAAGCAAAAATGCTGTCGCTAAATGGCCGATCGGAAGCTTTTCCTTTGCCGGGTCTTGCGTCCCGCGGGTGAGTTGGATTATTCCGTAAATCAAGGATAGGAATTTTGTCCTGACGCGACGGCTGCTTCGGCAGCCGTTTCGATTCCTGAGCTTATCAAACCATCGTCAAACAACGGATTACGGCAGCCGCTGCGCGTCTCACGATGCGGCGCGGCGTCGTATGCGGCCGGTGATGCGCCTTGACGGAACAGCGACCCTGAGGCGTCCGAAAGGATGCGCGGCGCTGCGGCCTTGGCAGCGTCACCGGCCGCCCCGCAGCCACCCGGCCGATCGCAAGGCGCAAGACGCTTGAACGACGTTGACACAGAGGCGCAACGCGACGGCCGGGCGGGCTGTGGAGGGCGGAAGCCGAAATGCGGCCGCTACCGCAAATCCTCGAGTGCGATGAAGAGCGTGCCGAATTCCACGCGACCCTTGTCCGCGAGCGCATCGGGGAGCTCGAAATAGAGCTTCTCGGCGTGCGGCGATCCTCCGCCGACGAAAACTTCGTCCGACCTGTCGGCGAAGACGCAGCAGGTGGCGGGGTCGTCGGGCGCGGCGCGCACCCTCAAGCGGTAGCTTTCGCCCGACAGGAAGAAGCGGATGCGGACATCGTGCTCGCCGACCTTGAGCGTGCAGAGATCGCCGGCGCCGCACCAGCCGGTCGCGTGGACGAAACTCTTATCGTATTTCTGAATCCACGCCTTGACGAGGTAACGCGGATCGCCGGTCTGGCCCGAGGCGAGCGCAGAGGAGGCGGATATGGCGGCGAGAAGTGTCATTGCGAGTGAGTCAGACATGTTCACCTTGTCTCTTGGCCGAGGGGCGATCTGTGCAATATGTCGAGGGACGATGCGCTGACGGGTTTCACCTCCCACCAGTCCGGCTCGGGCTTCCTCAGGCCTTCGACGAGGATGATAATCTTGCCGAATTCTGCCGCGCCTTTTGCTCCCGTTTCGGGAGGCGTGTAGTAGAGGGTTCGAACGTGCGGCCTACCGCCGCTCAGTCGTGCTTCGGACCGTCCGTCTTTGAAAACACAGCAAGGTGTCGGTTCGAACGGCGCAGAGCTGAATGCGAGCACATAGCCGAAGCTCGAGACCTCTCTAAGCTCGATTGCGTATTCGCCGATCGTGAGCGAGCAGAAATAACTGCCGTCGCACCAGCCGGTCGTGTGCTCGAAGCTCTTGTCGGCGTTCTGCAGCCAGGCCTTGACGAAATAATGCGGCTCACCGGTCTGCCCGGCTGCGAAGGCTGGAATTGCCGATGTGGCTGCGAGCAAGGTCGTGGCAATGACTTTCAGCATGTGGCCGGTTGGTTTCCGTGACGGGCTTGCGAGGCGCGCGGGGTGCTCGCGACGTAATCTGAGTCGCGATTCTGGCGCAATTATGGGTAGCGAAGATTATCGATGCACGCTCCTCTCCGACGCAGGTCCCGCGCCTGTTCACACGCTGAAAAAGTCGATGGAAGTGAGGCGACGGACGTGATCGACGACGATGTTTCAAGCGCGCCGGGGCTTTGCCTGGACGATGCTGCAGATGGGCAGGCCGCCGGTCCGGCAGCGAAGGGCTCGCGCACGCGGCTCGGCGGGGCCTTCCTCGAAGCGGTACAGGCGGATTTCGAGGCGCATGGCGTCGACGTGATCGCGCGGCTGCGCGAGGAGAAGCCGGAGTCCTATCTGAAGCTCCTGGCCTCGATCCTGCCCAAGGATCTTTCGGCGAATGCCAACGCGCTGGACGAACTGACGGATGAAGAGCTTGTCCGGCGCATCCGGATGCTCGATCAGACAATCCGGCCGCTGATCGAAGCGCCGGCGAAGGGCAGGGCAGCACGGAAGCCCGCACGGAGGCGGCAACCGGCGGGGCGGTGCTCCGGACCGGAGAAGGCCGCGGGCTGAATCCTGCAGCAATTCAAAGTGTTGCGGAGGTTTAGAATTTGCGGAAGACCTGTGCTGCTGCAGGTTGGGAAGGATGAGGTGGAGGCCACCTCATCCTGATTGCATCAGCGCACCCGCGAGACGCCCGCGGGAACCGCGGCCTCGCTGCCCGAGAAGACGATGACGGCGAACATCAGCACGCCGGCGAAGGCGATGAGCGAGGAAATGGCGACGATCGGTTCCATCGCCGCGTTTCCGGAGAGCATGAGATAAAGCGATGGGATCAGCACCGCGACGCCGAATGTGTAGACGACGTACTGGATCATCGCCAGGCGCTTCTCGGCCTTGCGCGGATTGAGCGCGTGATAGACGCCGAAGAGCGCCATGGTGACCCAGCCGAGCAGGTTGGCGTGTGCATGGGCGCCGGTCGGGGCGTGGTTACCCGAAATCGACATGTGAAGGCCGATCGAGATGCCGAAAATCAGAAAGATGATGGCGGTCTTGAAGTAAAGATGTGCGATGCGTGGCATTGGTTCTCCCCCTCTGTAGCCGACGGAAATTTAGCATGTTCTCAGGAGCCTGAGAACGTCGCCATAAAAGGATCTTTGGCGCGCCGGCGCTGTTACCGATGTTACAACCGAAATAATGCGGCGGCGACGAGGCGGAGCTGGACAGCAATGAGGGCGGGTGAAAGAGGTTTAACCGACTGGCAATCGCGCGGTATCCGTGGAACTTATTGAGGCGGCGGGAATTCTGTAGGAACGAAAACCATCCGCTGCGCCGACGCGCCCGCGTCAATAGCACAGCGGAACCTTGCATTGCTGCATAATTTCATCCGTGGATCGAATTATGCGAGCGGAGGATTGCGATATGCTTGGAACCGTACTTCTCGTTATTTTGATCCTGCTCCTGATCGGCGCCTTTCCCACCTGGCCCTATTCGGGCAGCTGGGGCTACGGCCCTTCCGGCATTCTCGGCATTCTGGTGATTGTGCTGCTCGTCCTGTTGCTGACGGGGAGGATCTAAGCGAGCTCGCAGGCGGACGGGGATTGGGGCCGTTTACCAGCTTGCGCCGTCGATCAATCGGTGCGGGATTTCCTCCCAGACGGCGCGGTCGAACATCCGCATGTTGACGCCCATGCGCGAGGTGTTGCGCCCGCGCGGCGACCAATGGGTCGTGCAGCCGCAGCGGCCACAATGGTACATAGTGAGCGTCGCGTCGCCCTGGACATAGCCGACGAGCGTTTTCTGCTCGTCGCTGACGGTGACGTCGCTTACAGGATAATAACCCCAGAGCGCACCGAGCCGGCTGCACATGGAACAGTTGCAATCGCCGAGCGTCTCGGGGCGGACGGGAACGGTGATGCGCACTGACCTGCAATGGCAATGACCTTCGATCATGGTGATGCTCCTTCGCTGAGCCGGCCCGTTCAAGCATTGGCCAGCACCGAAGTAAGCGCAAGAGGAGAACTTAACCCGGGATCGGAACCGGGGCTACGGCGCCGCGCGTCTAATCAGACGGGCAAACGACGCTGCGGCACTCTGAACTGCCACATGTTTTTATAGTTAAACCGGGCACGATCTAGGGGAACCTGCAGTGGGTTGCGACGTTTTCAGGGCAAGTACGAAGGCCCAGCGCGGCTGCACCGGATTGCGGCATTTCCTTAAATCGGATCCGGTTTAAGGAAACATGCAGGAGCCCGCGCCACTGCTCCGTCCAGTCGGGCCTTCCCGGACGGGGCAAACCACCTCATTTCTTGATCGACGATGTTATCTCGCTCGAGACGCGGGGACGGCAGCTGTGCGATTTTGGGCCAAGGCGACATGAAGAACCGCGGACACGGCAATGGAGAAGGTGAGAGCAGCAATCGAAGCGCCAAGGCCAGTTTTGACCATCTCAATCCCCTTTCAAGCGCGTTGTTGTCGTCCGTCTCTTCAGAGCGTGGCATGACGTTAATCGTGTGGCGCCGATTGAGATGTTCCCCTGGTAACGCGAAATATGGTTAACGATCGGTTGATGGTGGCTGTCGCCCGCCGAAATGCCGTGCGCCCGATAAGGCGCTCGGGGGACGCTGGGCGGTTTCCGGTTTTCCCTTTGGATATCTTTGCAGTGACGGCATCGCCGGCCGCGGGGCGGCCGGGCGATTTTCGCGACAATTCGAGCTCTCAGCTTACTTGGTGGTGATGCCGTGGTCGGGAGCGCCTGCGCTCGACCAGCAGGAGCAGGGTTCGCCGGCCGGACCGGTGCCATAGTAGCACTGTGTCAGGCGGGTGGTGCATTGGCGCGGCGAACTGTCCACGACAGCAGCGGCCACTTTCGGTCGGCGCACGGGTGCGGGCGCTTCGGCGGTCTCGGTGCACGAGGAAGCCAGCGCCGAGAGGCAGAGCGTAATCAATAGGGTACGGCTGGTTCTCATTCGGTGGAATTTCCACGACTGCTCGCCAAAGGCAAGAGCCAATGATGGAACAATGCGCGAACCGGCGGAGAAAAAATGCCAAACCGTTCGACAGGGCCGGCAGCGGCGGTACCGGGCGCCTCCGGGCAGCCGTCCGATCTCCACGCGTTGCTCAAGGAACAGGCGGTGCTGATGGCCGAGCTCGACCGGCGGCGGCGCACCAATATTCTCGCCGGCTACCGGCCCTATGCGAAGCAGCGCGAGTTCCATGCGGCGGGTGCCGCGGTGCGCGAACGGCTCTTCATGGCCGGCAACCAGCTCGGCAAGACGCTTGCCGGCGCGGCGGAGGCGGCGATGCACCTGACGGGGCGCTACCCGGACTGGTGGGTCGGCCGGCGGTTCGACAGGCCGATCGTGATGCTGGCAGGCTCGGAATCCTACGAGCTGACGCGCGACGGCGTGCAGCGGTTGCTGGTCGGCCCGCCGCTCAACGAGGAGGATTGGGGCACCGGCTTCATTCCGAAGGCGGCGATCCAGGCGACCACGCGGCGTTCCGGCGCCTCCGGCGCGCTCGACAGCGTGACGGTGCGCCACGTCACGGGAGGCGCCTCGACGCTGCTCTTCAAGGCCTACGAGCAGGGGCGCGGCAAGTGGCAGGCCAATACGGTCGACTATGTCTGGTTCGACGAGGAGCCGCCGGAGGATGTTTATTTCGAAGGCATCACCCGAACCAATGCAACGCGCGGCGCGGTCGCTGTCACCTTCACGCCGCTTAAAGGGTTAAGCAGTGTCGTGGCGCGTTATCTGATGGAAAAGTCGCCGGATCGCGGGGTCACTACCATGACGATCGACGATGCCGAGCACTATACGCCGGAGGAGCGGCAGCGGATCATCGACAGCTATCCGTCGCATGAGCGCGAGGCGCGCACCAAGGGTGTGCCGGCACTCGGTTCGGGGCGCATCTTTCCGGTGGCGGAGGAGACGATCCGCGTCGATCCCTTCGAGATCCCGAAGCACTGGGTGCAGATCGGCGGGCTCGATTTCGGCTGGGACCACCCCTTCGCCGCGACGAACTGCGCCTGGGACCGGGACGCCGACGTCTTCTATGTGACGAGGACCTATCGCGAGCGCGAGGCGACGCCGATCATCCATGCGGCGGCGCTGAAGCCCTGGGGACGTGGCTGCCCTTCGCCTGGCCGCATGACGGCCTGCAGCACGATAAGGGCAGCGGCGAGCAGCTTGCCGCGCAATATCGCGGGCAGGGGCTCGCGCTGCTTGCCGAGCGGGCGACCTTCGACGACGGCACGAACGGCGTGGAGGCGGGACTTTCCGACATGCTGCAGCGGATGCAGACCGGGCGCTGGAAAGTGTTTTCCACCTTGACCGACTGGTTCGAGGAATTCCGCCTCTACCACCGCAAGGACGGCCGCGTCGTCAAGGAACGCGACGACCTTCTCTCCGCTTCGCGCTATGCGCTGATGATGAAGCGGTTCGCCAGGGTGAAGACGGATGCGGCGGCGTGGAAGTTCACGGATCGGAAGGTTGTTTGAGGGTGTCGTCTTCCAGGTTCGTTTCGCCCGACATCGGGTGGTCCATTTCTGTCGGTGCGATGGAGTGCCTGGCGGTGGTTCCTCCTGATTGCCGAATAATCGCTACCCGGAGGAGGTATTTCCGCCTCCCGTGCCGCGGACGAGGGCTTAGCCCACAGGGAGTAGACGTCCATGCTTCGTTCGCGGAGCGTTCCTTCGGTGTTCGTAATTACTTGAGCCGTTGTTTGTGTAAGCGGCGCGCAGCGGGTATAGGCCGCCTGGATCGAGATTGCGGCAGGCAAAAGATTCCGGCTCTTTGAATCCAGGCAATTCCACGCAGAAAAATCGCACCACACTTTCTCTGGAATTGCTTTAGAAACCACGCAATCCGGGATGGAAAACCGCTCCACACTTTTCCTGGAATTGCTTCAGTTGCTCGGAGCGATTGGCGGTGTGGTCGGCGGCGCCACCGCATCGGGATTGAGCGCCAGGATGCTCACCACGAGGGCGATGAGGATGAGTATAAGCGCCAGAAAGGCTATTCCGCTCTTGTCCATTCCGCATCATGGGGAACCGAATGTGAGAATTTCGAGGCAGTCGGCAGCACACGAGGCAATAGCCTCGGCCTTACTGAATGTTTCCTTAATTCGTAGCCGATTTAAGGATAAAAACATGCAGTAATTCAAACTGCTACAGCGCGTCCTTTGCGCGTCTGATTAGAAAACGCGGCGCTGTAGCGCCTAAAGCCTGTTATCGCGTCTGGGTCTGGGCAGCCGGCAGGTAAACCCTGGCCGAGGCCTGCTCTTCGCTGGTCAACGATCCCGCCAAGAAGAGATACGCTGATATGGCGAGGACAGACAGCAGCAGAATGGCCACAGGCAGGCCGGTCGAAGCGTGATATTCCGGCCCTCGGTAATCTTTTCCAATCATCGTAACGAACTCCACTCTATGCTCGTACGAAAACGTGCCATCGGTGCAACAGGTTCCTGCACAATGGGTGGCCAGGGATAACAATGGTTGAGGCGTTATGACGTAAGGGCATTATACCATGCTCCTCAGCTCATGGCCGGCGATTACGGGTGATGGGCAGTTTTCTGCCGTCATCGGTTCACTCTCTGTTCGTAGCTATTTTAGGCAGGGCGCGCACGCGCGACGAACCAGCGTTTCCGTCGAGACCAGCCCGCTGGTCGGTCGGAAGCGTTCAGCACGATACGGTCATTTCGAGCGCGTTTTTCAAAGCCCCACAAGCTATACGAATGCAGGCTTACAGCGCGGCGTCTTGTCAGACGCCGCAGTCCGCGACAGCAGCGCAATGGGTTTGGCGGATGCTCTTTTGCTGGTGCCTGTCACAGGGATCCAGCGCGCGGAAGGGTCTTTTCAGCCTAAAGACCTGGGCGGCTGGAAATCTCTGCCAAGCACGGGCATGACGATGGGCAGGAGATGCCTTGCCCACCGCAACCGACGAGGCAGCCGTGGGCCGCGGTCGTGTACTGTGATCCCCTCATATCAGCAGGCACCCCGCGTGCCGATCGAGTCGAGGGGCGATCAAAAGACCGCCAGATACCGTAGCAGTGACAGGATCCCGATGATGATCACGACGGCTTGGACGATCTGCCTGGTGCGCGCGTCTAACGGAAGCCGATTTACGAGATAGAGCACCAGGATGACGACCAGGAAGGTGATCAAGATGCTGATAAGGATCGACATTGCCTCGCACTCCCGACGAAAGCTTCCGATAAAGGCTTAACTATGGGAGGTTTTGCGGAAGGGAAGGCCTGCTACCGAAGATAGCATTCCGCTGCGAGGTGATGGCGTCTTGGTGGGCGGCCCAGTCGCCACCTCCTTCCCAGTCGAACTGGACAGACCTTGTCTTTGTCACAAGCGGAAAGAGTGCGGCCTCCGCATCAAGGCGATACGGTATTCCGTGCCCATCGAACATTTCTCGAAGTTGGCCAGGCGTTTCGCACAAGCGGGCCGGACAATGCGGCCATCCAACAATTCAAAATCGAACTCCACGGCCCGAAAGGTTTCTCTGATGGCTGCAATGACCGATGAACGGCTGGCCGCGCTGGTCAGCCAACTGGTGAAGGACTGCGAAGACTATCGCGACGTGCTCGCCGTCGATCGCATCAAGGCGATGGAATATTACGACGGCACGATGAAGGACGTGCCAGCGGACGCCAACCGCTCGAAGGTGGTTTCGCGCGATTGCCGCGCGGCGATCAAGAAGGTGCTGCCGTCGCTGATCCGCACCATACTCGGCAACGACAAGGTGGTGGAATATGCGCCCGTTAACGAGGGCGACGAGGCGGCGGCGAGCCAGGCGACCGACTACATCAACTATGTCGTCTTTCCCGAAAGCGACGGCTATGACGCCGTGCAGGACGCGGCGCACGATGCCTTGAAGCTCCGCAACGGCGTGATCCGCTGGTGGTACGAGAACAAGGTGTCGGTCGCCGTCTCCACCCATATGCCACGACGGCGCTGACGCCGTTCGGCCGATCCCTGATCGACGACGCCGACGCGGCGACGGCGCGCTCCACGCTCGGTCTCGTCATTGGCACGAATGTCCAGGCATTCGACGCCGGGCTGCAATCCATCGCCGGGCTGACGACGGCTGCCGACCGCATGATCTACACGACGGCCGCCGATACCTATGCCGCTACCCCGCTCACGGCCTTCGCCCGCACGCTCCTCGACGATGCCGACGCGGCAACGGCGCGGAGCACCCTCGGCGTTGCGATCGGGACAAACGTCCAGGCCTACGATGCCGGCCTTGCGGCCATTGCAAACCTGGCGGTGACTAACAGCAACTTCATCGTCGGCAACGGGACCACCTGGGTGGCGGAAGGCGGCGCAACAGCCCGCGCCTCGATGGGAGCAGCATCAACAGCGACGACCATGACCGCCGGCAACGGCCTGACCGGAGGCGGCGACCTTTCGACCAGCCGAACACTGACGCTAGGCACGCCCTCTAGCATCACCAACGACACGACGAACAGCGTGACAACCACCAGCCACACCCACGCATTGGGGTTCACCGCGGCGGAGGTTTATACGGGTTCGGCGCAGGATGCGACGAGCCTGCCGATTGGCCATGTACTGAGTGCGTCCACGAATACTTGGATCAACCGTAACCAGAGCGTCGGCATTTACATCTATAGCGGCCAAGCGATGAGTTACGTCACGCAATACTATTCTGGTTTGGGAGCTCAACTGGCCGGCACGTGGAGGGCGAGGGGTGTCGTGGCCGGTAACGACCAAATTCAATTGTTCCAGAGGACCGCATGATGACCGAAATCTCCCTGGGAAAGCCATCGCTTAACGCTGTGTATTCTGTGTATGCGACGGCCGAACACGGCGTCTTTGTACTTGACTGCAATGTCACCGACGCATTCGGTGAGACGTACGACGCAGTTCATTGTTATCGACCGGACGATTCTTACGGATTAAGTCCGCTCGCTGGGCAGTGGCTTGCGGACAACACGTCGTTTCCCGTACAGCCGTATGTACCTCCTACGCCGGCACAAATTCGCGCGTCGATGTCGACCCTTACTGCGCGGCAGCTTCGTCTTGGCCTTCTGGGTGCTGGGATTTCTCCCTCCCAGGTCGATCCTGCTATCAACGCTTTGCCTAGGGGACAGGCAAAAGACAGTGCTCTGATCGAATGGGAATACGCGAGGACCTTCGACCGAATGCATCCGCTTGTTTCCACGATAGGTGCCGCGCTGGGGCTAACTGATGACCAGATCGACTTGATGTGGAGCGCGGCGCTCGGTCTTTGATCTATACCCATATGTCTTGCCGTCGGTCTTCCGCGACCTGAAACCGATGCGGGAATTCTTCAGCGCATTGAAAGCGACCAACTGAGCCGCTGACGACCGCATTGCCGGTCGCCGCTGGATTGAAAGATCTGCCAACGTCCGATAGTTTCCCCGCCTCTTCTCCCGGCGAGGTTGCTGATGCCCCGATTCTCCATTGTTATCCCGTCACGCAATAGAGCGGACCTCGCTCTTAGTGCCCTTCAGAGCGTCCTTGAGCAGGACTTTCGAGATTTCGAAGTAATTGTCTCTGATAACTCCGACAACGCCGAATCGGAGGCGCTCTTTAGGGCACTTCAGCCGTTTTCTGCGGATCCCAGATTTCGCTA from Sinorhizobium garamanticum harbors:
- a CDS encoding DUF3309 family protein, encoding MLGTVLLVILILLLIGAFPTWPYSGSWGYGPSGILGILVIVLLVLLLTGRI
- a CDS encoding GFA family protein, translating into MIEGHCHCRSVRITVPVRPETLGDCNCSMCSRLGALWGYYPVSDVTVSDEQKTLVGYVQGDATLTMYHCGRCGCTTHWSPRGRNTSRMGVNMRMFDRAVWEEIPHRLIDGASW
- a CDS encoding Thivi_2564 family membrane protein; the encoded protein is MSILISILITFLVVILVLYLVNRLPLDARTRQIVQAVVIIIGILSLLRYLAVF